One part of the Arabidopsis thaliana chromosome 1 sequence genome encodes these proteins:
- a CDS encoding SET domain-containing protein (SET domain-containing protein; CONTAINS InterPro DOMAIN/s: SET domain (InterPro:IPR001214); BEST Arabidopsis thaliana protein match is: Rubisco methyltransferase family protein (TAIR:AT1G14030.1); Has 35333 Blast hits to 34131 proteins in 2444 species: Archae - 798; Bacteria - 22429; Metazoa - 974; Fungi - 991; Plants - 531; Viruses - 0; Other Eukaryotes - 9610 (source: NCBI BLink).): MAISEEEAKLERFLDWLQVNGGELRGCNIKYSDSLKGFGIFASTSTQASDEVLLVVPLDLAITPMRVLQDPLLGPECQKMFEQGQVDDRFLMILFLTLERLRINSSWKPYLDMLPTRFGNPLWFSDDDILELKGTNLYHATELQKKKLLSLYHDKVEVLVTKLLILDGDSESKVSFEHFLWANSVFWSRALNIPLPHSFVFPQSQDDTGECTSTSESPETAPVNSNEEKEIQAQPAPSVGSGDTIWVEGLVPGIDFCNHDLKPVATWEVDGIGSVSRVPFSMYLLSVAQRPIPKKEISISYGNKGNEELLYLYGFVIDNNPDDYLMVHYPVEAIPSIPFSDSKGQLLEAQNAQLRCLLPKSVLNHGFFPRTTSVIRESDEKETVRSCNFSWSGKRKMPTYMNKLVFPEDFMTGLRTIAMQEEEIYKVSAMLEELVESRQGEQPSETEVRMAVWEACGDSGALQLLVDLLNSKMMKLEENSGTEEQDARLLEEACVLESHEESRDLDGRRMSRNKWSSVVYRRGQKQLTRLLLKEAEHALHLALSSDH, translated from the exons ATGGCgatttcagaagaagaagccaaactCGAAAGGTTCCTAGATTGGCTTCAG GTGAATGGAGGTGAATTAAGAGGCTGCAACATCAAATATTCTGACTCCCTAAAAGGATTTGGCATATTCGCTTCCACCTCCACTCAAGCTTCCGATG AAGTTTTGCTTGTTGTTCCGCTTGATCTGGCCATTACCCCTATGAGAGTTCTTCAGGACCCTCTCCTGGGCCCTGAGTGTCAGAAAATGTTCGAACAAGGACAAGTTGATGACCGCTTTCTCATGATTCTGTTCCTCACTTTGGAGCGTCTTCGTATCAATTCTTCTTGGAAGcc GTATCTTGATATGCTTCCTACTCGATTTGGCAATCCTCTTTGGTTTTCTGATGATGACATCCTTGAGCTAAAAGGGACTAACTTGTATCACGCAACCGAGTTACAG aagaagaagttgctCTCGCTTTACCATGACAAGGTGGAGGTCCTGGTGACAAAGCTTCTTATTTTGGATGGCGATTCCGAAAG CAAGGTCTCCTTTGAACACTTCCTCTG GGCAAACTCTGTATTCTGGAGTCGCGCCTTGAATATTCCTCTTCCACATTCTTTCGTGTTTCCACAAAGCCAAGATGATACCGGGGAATGCACATCAACAAGTGAGTCCCCTGAAACGGCTCCAGTTAATTCTAATGAGGAAAAAG AAATTCAGGCTCAACCTGCGCCATCTGTAGGATCCGGAGATACAATATGGGTTGAGGGGCTTGTTCCTGGCATTGACTTTTGCAACCATG ATTTGAAGCCTGTGGCGACTTGGGAAGTTGATGGGATCGGATCAGTATCTAGGGTTCCTTTCTCCATGTACCTTCTCTCTG TTGCTCAACGTCCTATCCCAAAGAAGGAGATCTCGATCAGTTATGGTAACAAAGGAAATGAG GAGCTTCTTTACCTGTATGGCTTTGTGATAGATAACAACCCAGATGATTATCTCATG GTACATTATCCTGTTGAGGCAATTCCGAGTATCCCTTTTTCTGATTCCAAGGGGCAGCTGCTTGAAGCTCAG AATGCACAACTCCGGTGTCTCTTGCCAAAATCGGTCCTAAATCATGGGTTTTTCCCACGAACCACATCAGTAATTAGAGAAAGTGATGAGAAGGAAACAGTGAGATCCTGTAATTTCAGTTGGTCTGGGAAGCGTAAGATGCCCACATATATGAACAAACTAGTTTTCCCAGAAGATTTTATGACTGGCTTAAGGACCATTGCaatgcaagaagaagagatttacAAGGTCTCAGCTATGCTTGAAGAG CTTGTTGAGTCAAGACAAGGCGAGCAACCTTCTGAAACTGAGGTCAGGATGGCAGTATGGGAAGCATGTGGGGATTCTGGAGCTTTGCAGTTACTTGTGGATCTCCTTAATTCAAA GATGATGAAGCTGGAAGAGAATTCTGGCACTGAAGAACAAGATGCTAGGCTCCTTGAGGAGGCGTGCGTCTTAGAGAGCCATGAAGAATCGAG GGACTTGGATGGGAGAAGGATGAGCAGAAACAAGTGGTCAAGTGTAGTGTACCGTAGAGGACAGAAGCAGCTCACAAGACTGTTGTTGAAGGAGGCAGAGCATGCCCTTCACTTAGCTCTCTCCTCTGACCATTGA
- a CDS encoding SET domain-containing protein: MAISEEEAKLERFLDWLQVNGGELRGCNIKYSDSLKGFGIFASTSTQASDEVLLVVPLDLAITPMRVLQDPLLGPECQKMFEQGQVDDRFLMILFLTLERLRINSSWKPYLDMLPTRFGNPLWFSDDDILELKGTNLYHATELQKKKLLSLYHDKVEVLVTKLLILDGDSESKVSFEHFLWANSVFWSRALNIPLPHSFVFPQSQDDTGECTSTSESPETAPVNSNEEKEIQAQPAPSVGSGDTIWVEGLVPGIDFCNHDLKPVATWEVDGIGSVSRVPFSMYLLSVAQRPIPKKEISISYGNKGNEELLYLYGFVIDNNPDDYLMVHYPVEAIPSIPFSDSKGQLLEAQNAQLRCLLPKSVLNHGFFPRTTSVIRESDEKETVRSCNFSWSGKRKMPTYMNKLVFPEDFMTGLRTIAMQEEEIYKVSAMLEELVESRQGEQPSETEVRMAVWEACGDSGALQLLVDLLNSKMMKLEENSGTEEQDARLLEEACVLESHEESRYNVKNLWTCRLDID, encoded by the exons ATGGCgatttcagaagaagaagccaaactCGAAAGGTTCCTAGATTGGCTTCAG GTGAATGGAGGTGAATTAAGAGGCTGCAACATCAAATATTCTGACTCCCTAAAAGGATTTGGCATATTCGCTTCCACCTCCACTCAAGCTTCCGATG AAGTTTTGCTTGTTGTTCCGCTTGATCTGGCCATTACCCCTATGAGAGTTCTTCAGGACCCTCTCCTGGGCCCTGAGTGTCAGAAAATGTTCGAACAAGGACAAGTTGATGACCGCTTTCTCATGATTCTGTTCCTCACTTTGGAGCGTCTTCGTATCAATTCTTCTTGGAAGcc GTATCTTGATATGCTTCCTACTCGATTTGGCAATCCTCTTTGGTTTTCTGATGATGACATCCTTGAGCTAAAAGGGACTAACTTGTATCACGCAACCGAGTTACAG aagaagaagttgctCTCGCTTTACCATGACAAGGTGGAGGTCCTGGTGACAAAGCTTCTTATTTTGGATGGCGATTCCGAAAG CAAGGTCTCCTTTGAACACTTCCTCTG GGCAAACTCTGTATTCTGGAGTCGCGCCTTGAATATTCCTCTTCCACATTCTTTCGTGTTTCCACAAAGCCAAGATGATACCGGGGAATGCACATCAACAAGTGAGTCCCCTGAAACGGCTCCAGTTAATTCTAATGAGGAAAAAG AAATTCAGGCTCAACCTGCGCCATCTGTAGGATCCGGAGATACAATATGGGTTGAGGGGCTTGTTCCTGGCATTGACTTTTGCAACCATG ATTTGAAGCCTGTGGCGACTTGGGAAGTTGATGGGATCGGATCAGTATCTAGGGTTCCTTTCTCCATGTACCTTCTCTCTG TTGCTCAACGTCCTATCCCAAAGAAGGAGATCTCGATCAGTTATGGTAACAAAGGAAATGAG GAGCTTCTTTACCTGTATGGCTTTGTGATAGATAACAACCCAGATGATTATCTCATG GTACATTATCCTGTTGAGGCAATTCCGAGTATCCCTTTTTCTGATTCCAAGGGGCAGCTGCTTGAAGCTCAG AATGCACAACTCCGGTGTCTCTTGCCAAAATCGGTCCTAAATCATGGGTTTTTCCCACGAACCACATCAGTAATTAGAGAAAGTGATGAGAAGGAAACAGTGAGATCCTGTAATTTCAGTTGGTCTGGGAAGCGTAAGATGCCCACATATATGAACAAACTAGTTTTCCCAGAAGATTTTATGACTGGCTTAAGGACCATTGCaatgcaagaagaagagatttacAAGGTCTCAGCTATGCTTGAAGAG CTTGTTGAGTCAAGACAAGGCGAGCAACCTTCTGAAACTGAGGTCAGGATGGCAGTATGGGAAGCATGTGGGGATTCTGGAGCTTTGCAGTTACTTGTGGATCTCCTTAATTCAAA GATGATGAAGCTGGAAGAGAATTCTGGCACTGAAGAACAAGATGCTAGGCTCCTTGAGGAGGCGTGCGTCTTAGAGAGCCATGAAGAATCGAGGTACAATGTAAAAAATCTGTGGACATGTCGTTTAGatattgattaa
- a CDS encoding SET domain-containing protein (SET domain-containing protein; BEST Arabidopsis thaliana protein match is: Rubisco methyltransferase family protein (TAIR:AT1G14030.1); Has 611 Blast hits to 608 proteins in 165 species: Archae - 0; Bacteria - 0; Metazoa - 143; Fungi - 239; Plants - 164; Viruses - 0; Other Eukaryotes - 65 (source: NCBI BLink).), whose amino-acid sequence MAISEEEAKLERFLDWLQVNGGELRGCNIKYSDSLKGFGIFASTSTQASDEVLLVVPLDLAITPMRVLQDPLLGPECQKMFEQGQVDDRFLMILFLTLERLRINSSWKPYLDMLPTRFGNPLWFSDDDILELKGTNLYHATELQKKKLLSLYHDKVEVLVTKLLILDGDSESKVSFEHFLWANSVFWSRALNIPLPHSFVFPQSQDDTGECTSTSESPETAPVNSNEEKGKSLTSAQPAPSVGSGDTIWVEGLVPGIDFCNHDLKPVATWEVDGIGSVSRVPFSMYLLSVAQRPIPKKEISISYGNKGNEELLYLYGFVIDNNPDDYLMIKEMLVNFVLTSVVTFNNGFIQVHYPVEAIPSIPFSDSKGQLLEAQNAQLRCLLPKSVLNHGFFPRTTSVIRESDEKETVRSCNFSWSGKRKMPTYMNKLVFPEDFMTGLRTIAMQEEEIYKVSAMLEELVESRQGEQPSETEVRMAVWEACGDSGALQLLVDLLNSKMMKLEENSGTEEQDARLLEEACVLESHEESRDLDGRRMSRNKWSSVVYRRGQKQLTRLLLKEAEHALHLALSSDH is encoded by the exons ATGGCgatttcagaagaagaagccaaactCGAAAGGTTCCTAGATTGGCTTCAG GTGAATGGAGGTGAATTAAGAGGCTGCAACATCAAATATTCTGACTCCCTAAAAGGATTTGGCATATTCGCTTCCACCTCCACTCAAGCTTCCGATG AAGTTTTGCTTGTTGTTCCGCTTGATCTGGCCATTACCCCTATGAGAGTTCTTCAGGACCCTCTCCTGGGCCCTGAGTGTCAGAAAATGTTCGAACAAGGACAAGTTGATGACCGCTTTCTCATGATTCTGTTCCTCACTTTGGAGCGTCTTCGTATCAATTCTTCTTGGAAGcc GTATCTTGATATGCTTCCTACTCGATTTGGCAATCCTCTTTGGTTTTCTGATGATGACATCCTTGAGCTAAAAGGGACTAACTTGTATCACGCAACCGAGTTACAG aagaagaagttgctCTCGCTTTACCATGACAAGGTGGAGGTCCTGGTGACAAAGCTTCTTATTTTGGATGGCGATTCCGAAAG CAAGGTCTCCTTTGAACACTTCCTCTG GGCAAACTCTGTATTCTGGAGTCGCGCCTTGAATATTCCTCTTCCACATTCTTTCGTGTTTCCACAAAGCCAAGATGATACCGGGGAATGCACATCAACAAGTGAGTCCCCTGAAACGGCTCCAGTTAATTCTAATGAGGAAAAAGGCAAGTCATTAACGTCG GCTCAACCTGCGCCATCTGTAGGATCCGGAGATACAATATGGGTTGAGGGGCTTGTTCCTGGCATTGACTTTTGCAACCATG ATTTGAAGCCTGTGGCGACTTGGGAAGTTGATGGGATCGGATCAGTATCTAGGGTTCCTTTCTCCATGTACCTTCTCTCTG TTGCTCAACGTCCTATCCCAAAGAAGGAGATCTCGATCAGTTATGGTAACAAAGGAAATGAG GAGCTTCTTTACCTGTATGGCTTTGTGATAGATAACAACCCAGATGATTATCTCATG ATCAAGGAGATGCTCGTCAATTTTGTTCTCACATCTGTTGTTACGTTTAACAATGGATTTATTCAGGTACATTATCCTGTTGAGGCAATTCCGAGTATCCCTTTTTCTGATTCCAAGGGGCAGCTGCTTGAAGCTCAG AATGCACAACTCCGGTGTCTCTTGCCAAAATCGGTCCTAAATCATGGGTTTTTCCCACGAACCACATCAGTAATTAGAGAAAGTGATGAGAAGGAAACAGTGAGATCCTGTAATTTCAGTTGGTCTGGGAAGCGTAAGATGCCCACATATATGAACAAACTAGTTTTCCCAGAAGATTTTATGACTGGCTTAAGGACCATTGCaatgcaagaagaagagatttacAAGGTCTCAGCTATGCTTGAAGAG CTTGTTGAGTCAAGACAAGGCGAGCAACCTTCTGAAACTGAGGTCAGGATGGCAGTATGGGAAGCATGTGGGGATTCTGGAGCTTTGCAGTTACTTGTGGATCTCCTTAATTCAAA GATGATGAAGCTGGAAGAGAATTCTGGCACTGAAGAACAAGATGCTAGGCTCCTTGAGGAGGCGTGCGTCTTAGAGAGCCATGAAGAATCGAG GGACTTGGATGGGAGAAGGATGAGCAGAAACAAGTGGTCAAGTGTAGTGTACCGTAGAGGACAGAAGCAGCTCACAAGACTGTTGTTGAAGGAGGCAGAGCATGCCCTTCACTTAGCTCTCTCCTCTGACCATTGA
- a CDS encoding SET domain-containing protein: MAISEEEAKLERFLDWLQVNGGELRGCNIKYSDSLKGFGIFASTSTQASDEVLLVVPLDLAITPMRVLQDPLLGPECQKMFEQGQVDDRFLMILFLTLERLRINSSWKPYLDMLPTRFGNPLWFSDDDILELKGTNLYHATELQKKKLLSLYHDKVEVLVTKLLILDGDSESKVSFEHFLWANSVFWSRALNIPLPHSFVFPQSQDDTGECTSTSESPETAPVNSNEEKEIQAQPAPSVGSGDTIWVEGLVPGIDFCNHDLKPVATWEVDGIGSVSRVPFSMYLLSVAQRPIPKKEISISYGNKGNEELLYLYGFVIDNNPDDYLMVHYPVEAIPSIPFSDSKGQLLEAQNAQLRCLLPKSVLNHGFFPRTTSVIRESDEKETVRSCNFSWSGKRKMPTYMNKLVFPEDFMTGLRTIAMQEEEIYKVSAMLEEV; this comes from the exons ATGGCgatttcagaagaagaagccaaactCGAAAGGTTCCTAGATTGGCTTCAG GTGAATGGAGGTGAATTAAGAGGCTGCAACATCAAATATTCTGACTCCCTAAAAGGATTTGGCATATTCGCTTCCACCTCCACTCAAGCTTCCGATG AAGTTTTGCTTGTTGTTCCGCTTGATCTGGCCATTACCCCTATGAGAGTTCTTCAGGACCCTCTCCTGGGCCCTGAGTGTCAGAAAATGTTCGAACAAGGACAAGTTGATGACCGCTTTCTCATGATTCTGTTCCTCACTTTGGAGCGTCTTCGTATCAATTCTTCTTGGAAGcc GTATCTTGATATGCTTCCTACTCGATTTGGCAATCCTCTTTGGTTTTCTGATGATGACATCCTTGAGCTAAAAGGGACTAACTTGTATCACGCAACCGAGTTACAG aagaagaagttgctCTCGCTTTACCATGACAAGGTGGAGGTCCTGGTGACAAAGCTTCTTATTTTGGATGGCGATTCCGAAAG CAAGGTCTCCTTTGAACACTTCCTCTG GGCAAACTCTGTATTCTGGAGTCGCGCCTTGAATATTCCTCTTCCACATTCTTTCGTGTTTCCACAAAGCCAAGATGATACCGGGGAATGCACATCAACAAGTGAGTCCCCTGAAACGGCTCCAGTTAATTCTAATGAGGAAAAAG AAATTCAGGCTCAACCTGCGCCATCTGTAGGATCCGGAGATACAATATGGGTTGAGGGGCTTGTTCCTGGCATTGACTTTTGCAACCATG ATTTGAAGCCTGTGGCGACTTGGGAAGTTGATGGGATCGGATCAGTATCTAGGGTTCCTTTCTCCATGTACCTTCTCTCTG TTGCTCAACGTCCTATCCCAAAGAAGGAGATCTCGATCAGTTATGGTAACAAAGGAAATGAG GAGCTTCTTTACCTGTATGGCTTTGTGATAGATAACAACCCAGATGATTATCTCATG GTACATTATCCTGTTGAGGCAATTCCGAGTATCCCTTTTTCTGATTCCAAGGGGCAGCTGCTTGAAGCTCAG AATGCACAACTCCGGTGTCTCTTGCCAAAATCGGTCCTAAATCATGGGTTTTTCCCACGAACCACATCAGTAATTAGAGAAAGTGATGAGAAGGAAACAGTGAGATCCTGTAATTTCAGTTGGTCTGGGAAGCGTAAGATGCCCACATATATGAACAAACTAGTTTTCCCAGAAGATTTTATGACTGGCTTAAGGACCATTGCaatgcaagaagaagagatttacAAGGTCTCAGCTATGCTTGAAGAGGTATGA
- a CDS encoding SET domain-containing protein produces MLWKFSEVLLVVPLDLAITPMRVLQDPLLGPECQKMFEQGQVDDRFLMILFLTLERLRINSSWKPYLDMLPTRFGNPLWFSDDDILELKGTNLYHATELQKKKLLSLYHDKVEVLVTKLLILDGDSESKVSFEHFLWANSVFWSRALNIPLPHSFVFPQSQDDTGECTSTSESPETAPVNSNEEKEIQAQPAPSVGSGDTIWVEGLVPGIDFCNHDLKPVATWEVDGIGSVSRVPFSMYLLSVAQRPIPKKEISISYGNKGNEELLYLYGFVIDNNPDDYLMVHYPVEAIPSIPFSDSKGQLLEAQNAQLRCLLPKSVLNHGFFPRTTSVIRESDEKETVRSCNFSWSGKRKMPTYMNKLVFPEDFMTGLRTIAMQEEEIYKVSAMLEELVESRQGEQPSETEVRMAVWEACGDSGALQLLVDLLNSKMMKLEENSGTEEQDARLLEEACVLESHEESRDLDGRRMSRNKWSSVVYRRGQKQLTRLLLKEAEHALHLALSSDH; encoded by the exons ATG CTCTGGAAATTTTCAGAAGTTTTGCTTGTTGTTCCGCTTGATCTGGCCATTACCCCTATGAGAGTTCTTCAGGACCCTCTCCTGGGCCCTGAGTGTCAGAAAATGTTCGAACAAGGACAAGTTGATGACCGCTTTCTCATGATTCTGTTCCTCACTTTGGAGCGTCTTCGTATCAATTCTTCTTGGAAGcc GTATCTTGATATGCTTCCTACTCGATTTGGCAATCCTCTTTGGTTTTCTGATGATGACATCCTTGAGCTAAAAGGGACTAACTTGTATCACGCAACCGAGTTACAG aagaagaagttgctCTCGCTTTACCATGACAAGGTGGAGGTCCTGGTGACAAAGCTTCTTATTTTGGATGGCGATTCCGAAAG CAAGGTCTCCTTTGAACACTTCCTCTG GGCAAACTCTGTATTCTGGAGTCGCGCCTTGAATATTCCTCTTCCACATTCTTTCGTGTTTCCACAAAGCCAAGATGATACCGGGGAATGCACATCAACAAGTGAGTCCCCTGAAACGGCTCCAGTTAATTCTAATGAGGAAAAAG AAATTCAGGCTCAACCTGCGCCATCTGTAGGATCCGGAGATACAATATGGGTTGAGGGGCTTGTTCCTGGCATTGACTTTTGCAACCATG ATTTGAAGCCTGTGGCGACTTGGGAAGTTGATGGGATCGGATCAGTATCTAGGGTTCCTTTCTCCATGTACCTTCTCTCTG TTGCTCAACGTCCTATCCCAAAGAAGGAGATCTCGATCAGTTATGGTAACAAAGGAAATGAG GAGCTTCTTTACCTGTATGGCTTTGTGATAGATAACAACCCAGATGATTATCTCATG GTACATTATCCTGTTGAGGCAATTCCGAGTATCCCTTTTTCTGATTCCAAGGGGCAGCTGCTTGAAGCTCAG AATGCACAACTCCGGTGTCTCTTGCCAAAATCGGTCCTAAATCATGGGTTTTTCCCACGAACCACATCAGTAATTAGAGAAAGTGATGAGAAGGAAACAGTGAGATCCTGTAATTTCAGTTGGTCTGGGAAGCGTAAGATGCCCACATATATGAACAAACTAGTTTTCCCAGAAGATTTTATGACTGGCTTAAGGACCATTGCaatgcaagaagaagagatttacAAGGTCTCAGCTATGCTTGAAGAG CTTGTTGAGTCAAGACAAGGCGAGCAACCTTCTGAAACTGAGGTCAGGATGGCAGTATGGGAAGCATGTGGGGATTCTGGAGCTTTGCAGTTACTTGTGGATCTCCTTAATTCAAA GATGATGAAGCTGGAAGAGAATTCTGGCACTGAAGAACAAGATGCTAGGCTCCTTGAGGAGGCGTGCGTCTTAGAGAGCCATGAAGAATCGAG GGACTTGGATGGGAGAAGGATGAGCAGAAACAAGTGGTCAAGTGTAGTGTACCGTAGAGGACAGAAGCAGCTCACAAGACTGTTGTTGAAGGAGGCAGAGCATGCCCTTCACTTAGCTCTCTCCTCTGACCATTGA
- a CDS encoding zinc finger protein-like protein (zinc finger protein-related; FUNCTIONS IN: zinc ion binding; INVOLVED IN: biological_process unknown; LOCATED IN: intracellular; EXPRESSED IN: 24 plant structures; EXPRESSED DURING: 15 growth stages; CONTAINS InterPro DOMAIN/s: Zinc finger, C2H2-like (InterPro:IPR015880), Ankyrin repeat-containing domain (InterPro:IPR020683), Ankyrin repeat (InterPro:IPR002110); Has 1975 Blast hits to 1659 proteins in 367 species: Archae - 3; Bacteria - 303; Metazoa - 582; Fungi - 382; Plants - 105; Viruses - 11; Other Eukaryotes - 589 (source: NCBI BLink).), whose product MATTGAAATTEIGNPEYKQPRSIFDLTADFFDSCRLSNPSETQSAFGPPKTFDPEEAEEDKSSKDGVILDRWTCNTCKIEFLSLQDQRYHFKSDIHRLNIKLSVAGKAILKEEDVDELTSESVQDYDVSSISGSEDEAETRPPSFHFDAQKGIDKKKLFFRLQSGDKVSIWKCLIMDDAESVSFENDRGVSVDCCGSLVENEVTERLRNLIRENKDDRQMRVVLLASGGHFAGTVFNGKSVVAHKTFHRYVVRAKAGKKQSTKDASGRSIHSAGASLRRYNELALKKDIQELLASWKPYFDGAACVFVHAPSSSRQLLFNGGKPYFSSQNCAVRNVPFTIRRPTFKESQRIYNQLTQIAHVTEEIFVNRPEVTKANTVVQTHNEDSGKTSRKEEPDETSSSNIILEEPNRIEEDIEDGVTGTSTALHEAAKSGDCERVMEFLEEGMDPCAKDERGRTPYMLANEKEVRNTFRRFMALNLEKWNWHDAKVPSPLTKEMEESQAAKQAEKDAKQKARTKELKKLRKAREKKAQAEAAQAEKEKPISKVEEVRRAMAAQREKRAAAAERRMASLNIQSSSSTS is encoded by the exons ATGGCGACCACCGGCGCGGCGGCCACCACCGAGATTGGTAATCCAGAATATAAACAGCCTCGATCGATATTTGACTTGACGGCGGATTTCTTTGACTCGTGTCGGTTGTCGAATCCTTCGGAGACTCAATCGGCATTCGGACCACCCAAAACTTTCGATCCAGAGGAGGCGGAGGAGGATAAGAGTTCCAAGGACGGCGTGATTTTGGACAGATGGACCTGTAATACTTGTAAAATTGAGTTCCTGTCTCTTCAAGATCAACGCTACCACTTCAAGTCCGATATTCATCGCCTTAAC ATCAAGCTGAGTGTTGCTGGCAAGGCTATATTAAAAGAGGAAGATGTTGATGAGTTGACATCTGAGTCGGTCCAAGACTATGACGTGTCTAGCATATCAGGTTCAGAGGACGAAGCTGAGACTAGACCACCCTCTTTCCACTTTGATGCTCAAAAGGGTAttgataaaaagaaactaTTTTTCCGTCTTCAAAGTGGTGACAAAGTTTCTATCTGGAAATGCTTAATCATGGACGACGCTGAAAGTGTTTCGTTCGAGAATGACAGAGGAGTTTCTGTTGACTGTTGTGGTAGCTTGGTCGAGAATGAAGTTACTGAGAGGTTGAGAAATTTGATTCGAGAGAATAAGGATGATAGGCAAATGCGTGTCGTGTTGCTTGCAAGTGGTGGCCACTTTGCCGGTACTGTCTTTAATGGAAAGTCGGTTGTGGCTCATAAGACATTCCACAG ATATGTTGTAAGAGCCAAGGCTGGTAAAAAGCAGTCCACAAAAGATGCAAGCGGGAGAAGTATACACTCTGCCGGAGCCTCACTTCGTCGTTACAATGAACTTGCTTTAAAAAAG GATATTCAAGAGCTACTTGCTAGCTGGAAACCTTATTTTGATGGTGCTGCTTGTGTTTTTGTCCATGCTCCCTCAAGCAGTAGGCAATTACTTTTCAATGGAGGCAAACCGTACTTTAGCAGCCAAAACTGCGCTGTACGAAACGTTCCATTTACGATCCGTCGGCCAACCTTCAAGGAATCACAGCGTATATATAATCAGTTGACTCAGATTGCACATGTAACTGAGGAGATTTTTGTTAATCGACCAGAAGTCACCAAAGCTAATACAGTGGTGCAGACCCACAATGAGGATTCTGGCAAAACCTCAAGAAAGGAAGAGCCCGATGAAACTTCTTCTAGCAACATAATCTTAGAGGAACCAAATCGTATAGAAGAGGATATCGAGGATGGAGTTACTGGTACGTCAACTGCCTTACATGAAGCTGCCAAATCGGGTGATTGTGAAAGAGTTATGGAGTTCTTGGAGGAGGGTATGGATCCTTGTGCTAAGGATGAAAGAGGCAGAACGCCATACATGCTTGCAAATGAGAAGGAAGTGAGAAACACTTTCAGACGGTTTATGGCGTTAAACCTTGAAAAATGGAATTGGCATGATGCTAAAGTACCCAGCCCGCTCACAAAAGAGATGGAGGAATCTCAAGCTGCCAAGCAG GCAGAAAAAGACGCCAAGCAGAAAGCAAGAACAAAGGAGTTGAAGAAACTACGCAAAGCCCGAGAAAAGAAGGCTCAG GCCGAAGCTGCGCAGGCGGAGAAGGAGAAGCCAATTTCTAAAGTG GAGGAAGTGAGGAGAGCAATGGCAGCACAGAGGGAAAAGAGAGCAGCCGCTGCAGAAAGACGGATGGCATCACTTAACATTCAAAGCAGTTCAAGCACAAGTTAA